A window from Mycobacterium saskatchewanense encodes these proteins:
- a CDS encoding cysteine desulfurase family protein: protein MVYLDHAATTPMHPAAVEAMTGVLGTLGNASSLHTSGRAARRRIEESRELIAAKLGARPSEVIFTAGGTESDNLAVKGIYWARRDAEPRLRRIVTSEVEHHAVLDSVQWLAEHEGAEVTWLPTAPDGSVSAADLRAALQAHDDVALVSVMWANNEVGTVQPAAELAAVAAEFGVPMHSDAVQAVGQLPVGFAASGLSAMSVAAHKFGGPPAVGALLLRRDVACVALSHGGGQERDIRSGTPDVAGAVGMATAAQIAVDGLEANGARLRALRDRLIDGVLAGIDDVSLNGARDPHRLPGNAHFTFRGCEGDALLMLLDANGIECSTGSACTAGVAQPSHVLIAMGADPASARGSLRLSLGHTSVDADVDAVLRVLPAAVDRARGAALAAVGAVK, encoded by the coding sequence ATGGTCTACCTGGATCACGCCGCCACTACCCCGATGCACCCCGCCGCCGTCGAGGCGATGACGGGCGTGCTGGGCACCCTCGGCAACGCCTCCTCGCTGCACACCAGCGGCCGGGCGGCGCGGCGGCGCATCGAGGAATCCCGCGAGCTGATCGCGGCCAAGCTGGGCGCGCGGCCGTCCGAGGTCATCTTCACCGCGGGCGGCACCGAGAGCGACAACCTCGCGGTCAAGGGCATCTACTGGGCCCGCCGGGATGCCGAGCCGCGGCTGCGGCGCATCGTCACCAGCGAGGTCGAGCACCACGCTGTCCTGGATTCGGTGCAGTGGCTCGCCGAGCACGAGGGCGCCGAGGTGACCTGGCTGCCCACCGCGCCGGACGGCTCGGTGTCGGCGGCGGACCTGCGTGCGGCGCTGCAGGCCCACGACGACGTCGCGCTGGTGTCGGTGATGTGGGCCAACAACGAAGTGGGCACCGTCCAGCCGGCCGCCGAGTTGGCCGCCGTTGCAGCCGAATTCGGCGTTCCCATGCACAGCGACGCCGTGCAGGCGGTGGGCCAGTTGCCCGTCGGCTTCGCCGCCAGCGGACTGTCCGCGATGAGCGTGGCAGCCCACAAGTTCGGCGGCCCGCCAGCCGTGGGGGCGTTGCTGCTGCGCCGCGACGTCGCTTGTGTGGCGCTGTCGCACGGCGGCGGGCAGGAGCGCGACATCCGTTCCGGCACACCCGATGTCGCCGGCGCCGTGGGCATGGCCACCGCAGCCCAGATCGCCGTGGACGGGCTGGAGGCCAACGGGGCGCGGCTGCGGGCCCTGCGCGACCGACTGATCGACGGGGTGCTCGCCGGCATTGACGACGTCAGCCTGAACGGCGCGCGCGACCCGCACCGACTTCCCGGCAACGCGCACTTCACCTTCCGCGGCTGCGAGGGTGACGCGCTGTTGATGCTGCTAGACGCCAACGGCATCGAGTGCTCCACCGGATCCGCCTGCACCGCCGGTGTTGCGCAGCCGTCACATGTGCTGATCGCCATGGGCGCCGACCCGGCCAGCGCCCGCGGGTCGCTGCGACTCTCCCTGGGACACACGAGCGTCGACGCGGACGTGGACGCTGTATTGCGGGTGCTGCCCGCGGCCGTGGATCGGGCCCGGGGTGCCGCCCTGGCCGCCGTGGGGGCAGTGAAGTGA